A single region of the Manihot esculenta cultivar AM560-2 chromosome 12, M.esculenta_v8, whole genome shotgun sequence genome encodes:
- the LOC110628634 gene encoding uncharacterized protein LOC110628634 produces the protein MRMPVNWDVRKPIRGEFRLRKEDDYLSLNQVKRFVNFSSAIRAVPRKVQQKNVGERWLHSSVGVGISNNHARDGNSADNSAQNGENSNPKSKPNGFGQLQLFSNPLAVNANSNPLLLLFQPSLMWTVMGL, from the exons ATGCGTATGCCAGTTAACTGGGATGTTCGCAAACCAATTCGTGGGGAATTCAGGCTTCGTAAGGAAGATG ATTACTTGAGTTTGAACCAGGTAAAGCGGTTCGTAAATTTTTCTTCGGCTATTCGAGCAGTTCCGAGAAAAGTGCAGCAGAAGAATGTCGGAGAACGGTGGCTCCATTCATCGGTGGGAGTTGGAATTTCGAATAACCATGCTAGAGATGGTAACTCTGCGGATAATAGTGCGCAAAATGGGGAGAATTCAAATCCGAAATCGAAGCCTAATGGATTTGGCCAGTTACAGCTATTTTCTAATCCATTAGCGGTCAATGCCAATTCAAATCCACTACTTTTGCTATTCCAACCAAGTCTGATGTGGACAGTGATGGGCTTGTAA